In Halarcobacter mediterraneus, the following proteins share a genomic window:
- a CDS encoding type I restriction-modification system subunit M has protein sequence MGEENKRRLEQQLWNIANTLRGKMDADEFRDYILGFIFFKYLSEKMETYANELLEEDKLIYTNLDEKKDTEYLEAIKEDALEQLGYFLKPTELFSAIAQRGNSDEDNFILDDLTKILRNIEASTMGHESEDDFEDLFSDIDLTSKKLGRTEEQKNTLISKVLAHLDDINFELKNHDRDVLGDAYEYLISKFAAGAGKKAGEFYTPQSVSKILAKIVTTNKEKLKSVYDPTCGSGSLLLRVAKEVKDVSNFYGQELNRTTYNLARMNMIMHDVHYRKFDLKQEDTLERPQHEGMKFEAIVANPPFSAHWSANPLHLSDDRFSQYGKLAPKTKADFAFVQHMIQHLDDNGTMAVVLPHGVLFRGSAEGHIRQYLIEDRNYLDAVIGLPANIFYGTSIPTCILVFKKCREDSDDVLFIDSSKHFEKMKNQNYLRAKDIEKIVTTFKQRIQEDKYSYKASLEEIKENDYNLNIPRYVDTFEEEKEIDLDEVSVELKALELDMKVTDEEIASYCKELNISTPF, from the coding sequence ATGGGTGAAGAAAATAAACGAAGATTAGAACAACAATTATGGAATATAGCAAATACCCTAAGAGGTAAGATGGATGCCGATGAGTTTCGGGATTATATCCTTGGATTTATCTTTTTTAAGTATTTATCTGAAAAGATGGAAACATATGCAAATGAGCTTTTAGAAGAAGACAAACTTATATATACAAACCTTGATGAAAAAAAAGATACAGAATATCTTGAAGCTATCAAAGAAGATGCGCTAGAACAACTTGGTTATTTTCTAAAACCAACTGAACTTTTCTCTGCTATTGCACAAAGAGGAAATAGTGATGAAGACAATTTTATCTTAGATGATTTAACAAAGATTTTACGAAATATTGAAGCTTCAACTATGGGGCATGAGAGTGAAGATGATTTTGAGGATTTGTTTTCAGATATTGACCTTACTTCTAAAAAACTTGGAAGAACAGAAGAGCAAAAAAATACTCTTATTTCAAAAGTATTAGCTCACCTTGATGATATAAACTTTGAGCTAAAAAATCACGATAGAGATGTACTAGGTGATGCTTATGAGTATCTTATCTCAAAATTTGCAGCGGGAGCTGGTAAAAAAGCAGGGGAGTTTTATACTCCTCAAAGTGTCTCAAAAATCTTAGCAAAAATAGTTACAACAAACAAAGAAAAACTAAAATCAGTATATGACCCAACTTGCGGTTCAGGTTCACTACTTTTAAGGGTTGCAAAAGAGGTAAAAGATGTATCAAATTTCTATGGACAAGAGTTAAATAGAACCACATACAACCTTGCTCGTATGAATATGATTATGCATGATGTTCACTATAGAAAATTTGACCTAAAACAAGAAGATACCCTAGAGCGACCACAACACGAGGGAATGAAGTTTGAAGCAATCGTAGCAAATCCGCCATTTTCTGCTCACTGGTCGGCAAATCCGCTTCATCTAAGTGATGATAGATTTTCCCAATATGGAAAGCTAGCACCTAAAACAAAAGCTGATTTTGCTTTTGTACAGCATATGATACAGCATCTTGATGACAATGGAACTATGGCAGTTGTATTACCTCATGGAGTTTTATTTAGAGGAAGTGCAGAGGGACATATAAGACAATACTTGATTGAAGATAGAAACTATCTTGATGCAGTTATAGGATTGCCTGCAAATATCTTTTATGGAACTTCAATACCTACTTGTATTTTGGTATTTAAAAAGTGTAGAGAAGATAGTGATGATGTACTTTTTATAGACTCTTCAAAACATTTCGAAAAGATGAAAAATCAAAACTATCTAAGAGCTAAAGATATAGAAAAAATAGTAACAACATTCAAACAAAGAATCCAAGAAGACAAATACTCATACAAAGCAAGTCTAGAAGAGATAAAAGAGAACGACTATAACCTAAATATCCCAAGATATGTAGATACTTTCGAAGAAGAAAAGGAGATAGACTTAGATGAGGTTTCTGTTGAGTTAAAAGCTTTGGAACTAGATATGAAAGTTACAGATGAAGAAATAGCTTCATATTGTAAAGAACTAAATATATCTACACCATTTTAG
- a CDS encoding sensor histidine kinase, with protein MKKTLLKTIEENKEKIESLKIKYENKLKNEIENSKNKDKIIYQQSKLTSMKELITNLAHQWRQPLSVISVAATSLELYEKSGELKKEDLLKNCILINENAQYLSQTIENFSDMVEKRRTKKIYRIEDAMDIIQKLTATFTGMSNINLILNIKDDISIYGYKYELIQILLNILTNSKEVFEIRDIKDRYIFLDINSDEKEFTINIKDTAGGIEEKNLNKVFEPYFTTKHQEVNTGLGLYISYLIIKNNLKGKIEVSNEEFEYKNKNYKGASFFITLPRT; from the coding sequence GTGAAAAAAACTTTATTAAAAACAATAGAAGAAAATAAAGAAAAAATTGAAAGTTTAAAAATAAAATATGAGAATAAACTTAAAAATGAAATAGAAAATAGCAAAAATAAAGATAAAATAATCTATCAACAGTCTAAACTAACTTCAATGAAAGAGTTAATAACAAATTTAGCCCATCAATGGAGACAACCTTTATCCGTAATTTCAGTAGCTGCAACAAGTTTAGAACTATATGAGAAAAGTGGAGAGCTGAAAAAAGAAGACCTTCTTAAAAACTGTATTTTAATAAATGAAAATGCTCAATACCTTTCTCAAACAATAGAAAATTTTAGTGATATGGTAGAAAAAAGAAGAACAAAAAAGATTTATAGAATAGAAGATGCTATGGATATTATCCAAAAATTAACAGCAACTTTTACAGGAATGTCAAATATAAATCTAATTTTAAATATAAAGGATGATATCTCAATATATGGATATAAATATGAGTTGATACAAATACTTTTAAATATATTAACAAACTCAAAAGAAGTATTTGAAATAAGAGATATAAAAGATAGGTATATATTTTTAGATATAAACTCCGATGAAAAAGAGTTTACAATAAATATAAAAGATACAGCAGGAGGAATAGAAGAAAAAAACTTAAACAAGGTATTTGAACCGTATTTTACTACAAAACATCAAGAAGTAAATACAGGCTTAGGCTTGTATATCTCTTATCTTATAATCAAAAATAACCTAAAAGGAAAAATCGAAGTTTCTAATGAAGAGTTTGAATATAAAAATAAAAACTATAAAGGTGCATCTTTTTTTATCACACTTCCTAGGACTTAA
- a CDS encoding helix-turn-helix domain-containing protein, with amino-acid sequence MEVFERINTILKEKKLTKREFAKKLQDLEPKLHSTGETPSEKTIYKYLNGTISIKIELIPYIADVLQIREQDLFTNDTKSRKKFFQNILKTASKEELDILKNKLNLKIEEENLLKEPKTSYNKKTSNLEKDLISLLPYAPKPLLKNFVTKLKEIKDFNDSL; translated from the coding sequence TTGGAAGTTTTTGAAAGAATCAATACTATTTTAAAAGAAAAAAAACTTACTAAAAGAGAATTTGCTAAAAAATTACAAGATTTAGAACCAAAACTACATAGCACTGGAGAAACTCCAAGTGAAAAAACTATTTACAAATATTTAAATGGTACTATTTCCATAAAAATTGAACTTATTCCTTATATTGCTGATGTTCTTCAAATAAGAGAACAAGACCTTTTTACAAATGATACAAAAAGTAGAAAAAAGTTTTTTCAAAATATTTTAAAAACTGCTTCAAAAGAAGAGTTAGATATTTTGAAAAATAAACTTAACTTAAAAATAGAAGAAGAAAATCTTTTAAAAGAGCCTAAAACTTCTTATAATAAAAAAACTTCTAACCTTGAAAAAGATTTAATATCTTTATTACCTTATGCACCAAAACCTTTACTTAAAAATTTTGTAACAAAACTAAAAGAAATCAAAGACTTCAATGACTCCTTATAA
- the radC gene encoding RadC family protein: MNKLSNLENIDKPREKLLKNGASSLKNYELMAILLGSGIKGKDVLSLSKELIKLLENDFENLSLEKLLQIHGLGKAKACQIISSLELSKRYLIKNQNLKITSSEDVYNELKKYHNKQQEYFLALYLDGANHLIETKLITIGILNQSLVHPREVFSYAIERRCASIIVAHNHPSGVLTPSIEDINVTKRLKEAAKILGIELLDHLIFTKEGYYSFSQEDIL; the protein is encoded by the coding sequence ATGAATAAATTAAGCAATCTTGAAAATATTGATAAACCTAGAGAAAAACTTTTAAAAAATGGAGCAAGTTCTTTAAAAAACTATGAACTAATGGCAATACTTCTAGGAAGTGGAATAAAAGGAAAAGATGTTCTTAGTCTATCAAAAGAACTAATAAAACTCTTAGAAAATGATTTTGAAAACTTAAGTTTAGAAAAGCTCTTACAAATACATGGTTTAGGAAAGGCAAAGGCTTGTCAAATCATAAGCTCATTAGAACTATCAAAAAGATATTTAATCAAAAATCAAAATCTAAAAATAACTTCTTCTGAAGATGTTTATAATGAATTAAAAAAATATCATAACAAACAACAAGAATACTTTTTGGCACTTTATTTAGACGGTGCAAACCATTTAATCGAAACAAAACTTATAACTATAGGAATATTAAATCAAAGTTTAGTGCATCCAAGAGAAGTCTTTTCTTATGCTATTGAAAGAAGATGCGCAAGTATTATTGTTGCACATAATCATCCAAGTGGAGTATTAACTCCTAGTATAGAAGATATAAATGTAACCAAACGATTAAAAGAAGCAGCAAAAATTTTAGGAATAGAACTTCTTGACCATCTTATTTTTACAAAAGAAGGATATTATAGCTTTTCACAAGAAGATATCTTATGA
- the xseB gene encoding exodeoxyribonuclease VII small subunit encodes MSENEKKEEISFEEKVEKAKELLEALSNPDITLSDSLDVYKKGIKELDEAQKLLDEAKLIFTQKEKSTEEPF; translated from the coding sequence ATGAGTGAAAATGAAAAAAAAGAAGAAATATCTTTTGAAGAAAAAGTAGAAAAAGCAAAAGAATTATTAGAAGCTTTGTCAAATCCTGATATTACTCTTAGCGACTCTTTAGACGTATATAAAAAAGGAATAAAAGAGTTAGATGAAGCACAAAAACTTTTAGATGAAGCAAAACTAATCTTTACTCAAAAAGAAAAATCTACAGAAGAACCCTTCTAA
- the metX gene encoding homoserine O-acetyltransferase MetX, with product MKIQTKKERFKEPLRLESGRILEEYELIYETYGELNEDKSNVIVVCHPLSLSHHAAGRYADEAKAGWWNNLIGDGKAVDTTKYFVICSNTLGSSYGSTNPLSIDPSTKKEYRLKFPVLAISDVVKAQMKLYDRLGIKKAKAIIGGSMGGMQALCYSIEFPDFAEQVFALATTAYTRPWAISFNKIGMEAIRHDPIFKNGNYSKDDIQALGLPGLAIGRMAGLICYLSPNLFNRKFGRDYASTDGLYELFGRFEIEKYLEYNAYNFPKVFDPLSYLYTCKMMNIFDSGRNEDTLENSFAKVKSKLHLISFSDDMTFFPEEMEEIKDIMIKIGKGEQVTYKMVESQSGHDSFLVEVEKFEDYIINLLEGKK from the coding sequence ATGAAAATACAGACCAAAAAAGAAAGATTTAAAGAACCTCTTCGTTTAGAAAGTGGACGTATTTTAGAAGAATATGAACTTATTTATGAAACATATGGAGAGTTAAATGAGGATAAATCAAATGTAATTGTGGTTTGTCATCCTCTTTCTTTAAGTCATCATGCAGCAGGACGTTATGCAGATGAAGCAAAAGCTGGATGGTGGAATAACTTAATAGGTGATGGAAAAGCTGTTGATACTACTAAATATTTTGTAATTTGTTCAAATACTTTAGGTAGTTCATATGGTTCTACAAACCCTTTAAGTATTGACCCTTCTACAAAAAAAGAGTATAGACTAAAATTTCCAGTTTTAGCTATTTCAGATGTGGTAAAAGCACAAATGAAACTTTATGATAGATTGGGAATAAAAAAAGCTAAAGCAATTATTGGTGGAAGTATGGGAGGAATGCAAGCTCTTTGTTATTCTATTGAATTTCCAGATTTTGCTGAACAAGTTTTTGCCTTAGCAACAACAGCATATACAAGACCTTGGGCAATAAGTTTCAATAAAATAGGAATGGAAGCAATAAGACATGACCCTATTTTTAAAAATGGAAACTATAGTAAAGATGACATTCAAGCATTAGGTTTACCTGGACTTGCTATTGGAAGAATGGCAGGACTTATTTGTTATTTAAGCCCAAATCTTTTTAATAGAAAGTTTGGAAGAGACTATGCAAGTACAGATGGACTTTATGAACTTTTTGGAAGATTTGAAATTGAAAAATATTTAGAATACAATGCTTATAATTTTCCAAAAGTATTTGACCCTTTATCATATTTATATACCTGTAAAATGATGAATATCTTTGATTCAGGAAGAAATGAAGATACATTAGAAAACTCTTTTGCTAAAGTGAAATCTAAATTGCATTTAATATCTTTTTCTGATGATATGACTTTCTTTCCAGAAGAAATGGAAGAAATAAAAGATATTATGATAAAAATAGGAAAGGGTGAGCAAGTAACTTATAAAATGGTAGAAAGCCAATCAGGACATGACTCTTTTTTAGTAGAAGTAGAAAAGTTTGAAGATTATATTATCAATTTATTAGAAGGAAAAAAATGA
- a CDS encoding O-acetylhomoserine aminocarboxypropyltransferase/cysteine synthase family protein, with protein sequence MQPNTLAIHAGYEKDEQLTMSVPLYQTTAYEFKSTEHGANLFALKELGNIYTRLSNPTTDVFEKRFAQVEGGAAAIATASGMSSIFYAIANATKVGDNILASDKLYGGTYTQFEHTLKRFGVEVRFFDTFNAQEAEKLIDENTKAIFFESISNPSIDIPDIEVIVQIAQKHKILSIVDNTVATPYLFRPFEWGIDLSVHSTSKYVTGQGLAMGGIVVEREGLNDFLKNNDKYAHFNEPDESYHGLVYTDLDFPAFCLRTRLSLLRDLGSVPSPFNSWLMIQGLETLKVRMKEHCENALKIAKFLKNHPKVKEVKYPLLEGDKNYNNAVKYLKDGASGLLSFDVGSFDVAKNAIDKLKIFSLVTNIGDTKSIVTHSASTTHQQLSEEDQKACGVTPGLIRLSVGIEDVDDLINDLDEALK encoded by the coding sequence ATGCAACCAAATACTTTAGCAATTCATGCTGGATACGAAAAAGACGAACAACTTACAATGTCAGTTCCTTTATATCAAACAACTGCATACGAATTTAAAAGTACAGAGCACGGAGCAAATTTGTTTGCATTAAAAGAGTTAGGTAATATTTATACAAGATTATCAAATCCCACAACAGATGTTTTTGAAAAAAGGTTTGCCCAAGTAGAAGGTGGTGCAGCAGCGATTGCTACAGCTTCTGGAATGTCTTCTATTTTTTATGCTATTGCAAACGCAACAAAAGTAGGGGACAATATTTTAGCTTCTGATAAATTATATGGAGGGACATATACTCAATTTGAACATACTTTAAAAAGATTTGGTGTCGAAGTTAGATTTTTTGATACTTTTAATGCACAAGAAGCAGAAAAACTAATTGACGAAAATACAAAAGCAATATTTTTTGAGTCAATCTCAAACCCATCAATTGATATTCCAGATATTGAAGTGATTGTACAAATTGCACAAAAACATAAAATCTTGTCAATAGTTGATAATACTGTGGCAACTCCATATTTATTTAGACCTTTTGAATGGGGAATTGACCTTTCTGTTCATTCAACTTCAAAATATGTTACAGGGCAAGGTCTTGCTATGGGTGGTATTGTTGTAGAAAGAGAAGGTTTAAATGACTTTCTTAAAAACAATGATAAATATGCACACTTCAATGAACCTGATGAATCTTATCATGGCTTAGTTTATACAGATTTAGACTTTCCTGCATTTTGTTTAAGAACAAGACTTAGTTTATTAAGAGATTTAGGTTCTGTTCCATCACCTTTTAACTCTTGGTTAATGATTCAAGGATTAGAAACTTTAAAAGTAAGAATGAAAGAACATTGTGAAAATGCTTTAAAAATTGCAAAATTCTTAAAAAATCATCCAAAAGTAAAAGAAGTAAAATATCCACTTTTAGAAGGGGATAAAAATTACAATAATGCAGTTAAATATCTAAAAGATGGAGCGAGTGGATTATTGTCTTTTGATGTTGGTTCATTTGATGTGGCAAAAAATGCAATTGATAAATTAAAGATATTTTCACTTGTAACAAATATTGGAGATACAAAATCTATTGTAACTCATAGTGCTTCAACTACACATCAGCAATTATCAGAAGAAGATCAAAAAGCTTGTGGTGTAACACCTGGACTTATTAGATTATCTGTTGGTATAGAAGATGTTGATGATTTAATAAATGATTTAGATGAAGCTTTAAAATAA
- a CDS encoding YeeE/YedE family protein, producing the protein MNLDVYEIVNILGFVLGLALGAVGQKNQFCFSGSIKDYILTKSTKRGASVITAMIIAIISTAIVSNSFEIDLTESNYYRENINYFSIVLGGLIFGVGMMLADGCSNRHLIKFAQGDINSLIVIVFTGIFAYATAKGFVNGLFSPITTNETLLQWSNYLGNITMNIYILVPILIILLAILVKKLKRVVSLWDGVLVGLFVAAAWYITGVIGADSIERIVDLEALSFVFPSGRTVELFMYYDAFDLVFSVCLVLGVISGAFLMSKINRRYSFGCTASKGQKKVQYNMIGGALMGIGGVLSIGCTVGQGLSGLSTLAFASLLAIISIFVSATITAIILNKKDELPMCFIFEWKDTRADYQI; encoded by the coding sequence ATGAATTTAGATGTGTATGAAATTGTAAATATTCTAGGTTTTGTTTTAGGTTTAGCTTTAGGAGCAGTAGGACAGAAGAATCAGTTCTGTTTTAGTGGTTCAATAAAAGACTACATACTTACAAAATCAACTAAAAGAGGTGCTTCTGTTATCACAGCTATGATAATTGCAATTATTTCAACTGCAATTGTTTCAAATAGTTTTGAAATAGATTTAACCGAATCAAACTACTACAGAGAAAATATCAACTATTTTAGTATAGTTTTAGGTGGTTTAATTTTTGGTGTGGGAATGATGCTTGCTGATGGATGTAGTAATAGACACCTTATCAAATTTGCTCAAGGAGATATAAACTCTTTAATTGTGATTGTATTTACGGGTATTTTTGCTTATGCTACAGCTAAAGGTTTTGTAAATGGTTTATTTTCTCCAATCACTACAAATGAAACACTTCTTCAATGGTCAAATTATCTTGGAAATATTACAATGAATATTTATATTCTAGTTCCTATTTTAATCATACTATTAGCAATTTTAGTAAAAAAACTAAAAAGAGTAGTATCATTATGGGATGGAGTATTAGTTGGTCTTTTTGTTGCAGCTGCTTGGTATATAACAGGTGTTATTGGAGCAGATAGTATTGAAAGAATTGTTGACTTAGAAGCTTTATCTTTTGTTTTCCCAAGTGGAAGAACAGTAGAACTTTTTATGTATTATGATGCATTTGACTTAGTTTTTTCAGTTTGTTTAGTTTTGGGTGTTATTTCTGGTGCATTTTTAATGTCTAAAATCAATAGAAGATATAGTTTTGGATGTACTGCATCAAAAGGGCAAAAGAAAGTTCAATATAATATGATTGGTGGAGCTTTAATGGGTATTGGTGGAGTATTATCAATAGGTTGTACAGTTGGACAAGGTTTATCTGGGCTATCTACTTTAGCTTTTGCTTCTTTATTAGCAATTATTTCAATCTTTGTATCGGCTACTATTACTGCAATAATATTAAATAAAAAAGATGAACTACCTATGTGTTTTATCTTTGAATGGAAAGATACAAGAGCAGATTATCAAATATAA
- a CDS encoding FKBP-type peptidyl-prolyl cis-trans isomerase produces the protein MAIENNQVVAMMYELKVDGEVVDSNIDKDPLEFTFGTGQIIPGLETRIIEMNEGDSKDVTVPAAEAYGEYNEEAKQVLPKEQFGDLELSVGMPLQGQGENGQPIQVVISDIKEDGSVEVDFNHPLAGKELNFSITINSII, from the coding sequence ATGGCTATAGAAAACAATCAAGTTGTAGCAATGATGTATGAATTAAAAGTAGATGGAGAGGTAGTTGATAGTAATATTGATAAAGATCCTTTAGAATTTACATTTGGAACAGGACAAATTATTCCAGGACTAGAAACTAGAATTATAGAAATGAATGAAGGTGACTCAAAAGATGTTACTGTTCCAGCAGCTGAAGCTTATGGTGAATATAATGAAGAAGCAAAACAAGTTCTTCCAAAAGAACAATTTGGAGACTTAGAACTTTCTGTTGGTATGCCACTACAAGGTCAAGGTGAAAATGGACAACCTATTCAAGTTGTAATTAGTGATATTAAAGAAGATGGTTCTGTTGAAGTTGACTTTAATCATCCACTTGCAGGAAAAGAATTAAACTTCTCAATTACAATTAATAGTATTATCTAA
- a CDS encoding thiol-disulfide oxidoreductase DCC family protein: protein MKIEIYYDKECPFCKKYTQILKLKQEHEVIIKNAREDLEKLRYLYSYGFDINNGIIVQVDDEIYQGAKAIYVLDSLSIKNNYLYGTKLFEVFLYPIIKIFRKIVLFILGKSSKIRFED from the coding sequence ATGAAAATAGAAATATATTATGATAAAGAGTGTCCTTTTTGTAAAAAATATACACAAATACTCAAACTAAAACAAGAACATGAAGTAATAATAAAAAATGCTAGAGAAGATTTAGAAAAACTAAGATATTTGTATTCTTATGGCTTTGATATAAATAATGGAATAATCGTGCAAGTAGATGATGAAATTTATCAAGGTGCTAAAGCTATTTATGTTTTAGACTCTTTAAGTATAAAAAACAATTATTTATATGGAACAAAACTTTTTGAGGTTTTCTTATATCCAATTATAAAAATTTTTAGAAAGATTGTTTTATTTATTTTAGGAAAAAGTTCAAAAATAAGATTTGAAGATTAA
- a CDS encoding LysE family translocator, translated as MIDLSFWLLYASTVFIVSIIPGPSMILALNHGMKYGYKLSLFTALGNTVASIIQATIAIIGLGIILTTSTTLFMIIKYVGALYLIYLGIKLFKTPFHLEEKKLSKEVKKKNLFFESFIVAASNPKAVVFFTALFPQFINKNQNTIFHYSLLIIILALVAFTCMMIYSLSANFIKKIFNKTSLSKYFGKMIGSLFISFGIGLILSDNTRKV; from the coding sequence ATGATTGATTTAAGTTTTTGGTTACTTTATGCCTCTACTGTTTTTATTGTATCAATAATCCCTGGACCAAGTATGATTTTAGCATTAAACCATGGAATGAAATATGGCTATAAGTTATCTCTTTTTACAGCTTTGGGAAATACTGTTGCTTCAATAATACAAGCAACAATAGCAATTATAGGCTTAGGTATTATTCTTACTACATCAACTACACTTTTTATGATTATTAAATATGTTGGTGCTTTATATTTAATTTATTTAGGAATAAAACTTTTTAAAACTCCTTTTCATCTTGAAGAAAAAAAGCTATCAAAAGAAGTAAAGAAAAAAAATCTATTTTTTGAATCATTTATTGTAGCAGCTTCTAATCCAAAAGCTGTGGTATTTTTTACAGCTTTATTTCCTCAGTTTATAAATAAAAATCAAAATACTATTTTTCACTATAGTTTATTGATTATTATACTTGCACTTGTTGCCTTTACTTGTATGATGATTTATTCACTAAGTGCGAACTTTATTAAAAAAATATTTAATAAAACTTCATTATCTAAGTATTTTGGGAAAATGATAGGCTCATTATTTATAAGTTTTGGAATAGGATTAATTCTATCTGATAATACAAGAAAAGTGTAA
- a CDS encoding flavodoxin, producing METIGLFYGSDTGTTEEIVEKIKDAFSKEVQIHNIANSSVEDIEQYDKLIFASPTWGDGDLQDDWEEFESNLSDIDFSNKTIALVGLGDQEDYGDTFCDALGHLYKYVKTGKIIGQTSTEGYEYEDSTAVVDGKFIGLILDDVNQEDLTDERIENWVKKVETSF from the coding sequence ATGGAAACTATCGGTTTATTTTACGGAAGTGATACAGGTACAACAGAAGAAATAGTAGAAAAAATAAAAGATGCTTTTTCAAAAGAAGTTCAAATACATAATATAGCAAACTCTTCAGTAGAAGATATTGAACAATATGATAAATTAATTTTTGCTTCTCCTACTTGGGGAGATGGTGATTTACAAGACGATTGGGAAGAATTTGAAAGCAATCTTTCAGATATAGATTTTTCAAATAAAACAATTGCACTTGTTGGATTAGGAGATCAAGAAGACTATGGAGACACTTTTTGTGATGCTTTAGGTCATCTATATAAATATGTAAAAACTGGAAAGATTATTGGGCAGACTTCAACTGAAGGCTATGAATATGAAGATTCAACTGCTGTAGTTGATGGAAAATTTATAGGATTGATTTTAGATGATGTTAATCAAGAAGATTTAACAGATGAAAGAATCGAGAATTGGGTAAAAAAAGTAGAAACTTCATTTTAA
- a CDS encoding LOG family protein: protein MKVAIYCGSSSGNDNKFIEQTKKLGKYLAQNNIDLVYGGGKVGLMGTIADSFLENGAKVYGVIPEKLVEKELAHPQLTDLTIVKTMHERKAIMAEMADAFITLPGGAGTLEEIFEAWTWAQLGYHNKPCAFYNIDGFYDDLFNMLETMTKKAFLKEEYLNMLINTSDEKKLLSEIKSYKAPSEKWN, encoded by the coding sequence ATGAAAGTTGCAATTTACTGTGGTTCAAGTAGTGGAAATGATAATAAATTTATTGAACAAACAAAAAAATTAGGAAAATATTTAGCCCAAAATAATATTGACTTAGTTTATGGTGGTGGTAAAGTAGGGCTTATGGGAACTATTGCAGATTCTTTTTTAGAAAATGGTGCTAAAGTTTATGGTGTAATTCCTGAAAAGTTAGTAGAAAAAGAGCTAGCTCATCCTCAATTAACAGATTTAACAATTGTAAAAACTATGCATGAAAGAAAAGCAATTATGGCTGAAATGGCAGATGCTTTTATTACTCTTCCTGGTGGTGCTGGAACTTTAGAAGAAATATTTGAAGCTTGGACTTGGGCACAGCTTGGTTATCACAATAAACCTTGTGCTTTTTATAATATTGATGGTTTTTATGATGATTTATTTAATATGTTAGAAACTATGACAAAAAAAGCTTTTTTAAAAGAAGAGTATTTAAATATGCTTATAAATACTTCTGATGAAAAAAAATTATTATCAGAAATAAAATCCTATAAAGCACCTAGTGAGAAATGGAATTAA
- a CDS encoding FKBP-type peptidyl-prolyl cis-trans isomerase, whose translation MSINKNQVVSMSYEVTLNDEIIDSNINKEPIKFIYGSGEILKGLEIGIKDMEAGETKTIKVLSKDAYGEYDSKLSETLPISDFDDIDLEIGMVLEADDDNGDIIRATVTEVTEDNVTVDYNHPLAGCDLDFKVTIHSIA comes from the coding sequence ATGTCAATAAATAAAAATCAAGTTGTATCTATGTCTTATGAAGTTACACTAAATGATGAAATAATAGATAGCAATATAAACAAAGAACCTATAAAATTTATTTATGGTTCTGGAGAGATTCTAAAAGGCCTTGAAATAGGTATAAAAGATATGGAAGCTGGGGAAACAAAAACTATAAAAGTTCTTTCAAAAGATGCTTATGGAGAATATGATTCAAAACTTTCTGAAACTTTGCCAATAAGTGATTTTGATGATATTGATTTAGAAATAGGAATGGTACTTGAAGCAGATGATGATAATGGAGACATTATTAGAGCTACAGTTACAGAGGTTACAGAAGATAATGTAACAGTTGACTATAACCATCCTCTTGCAGGATGTGACTTAGATTTTAAAGTAACTATTCACTCTATTGCTTAA